From a single Rhinolophus ferrumequinum isolate MPI-CBG mRhiFer1 chromosome 15, mRhiFer1_v1.p, whole genome shotgun sequence genomic region:
- the XRCC1 gene encoding DNA repair protein XRCC1 isoform X4: protein MSPSESRSGSNPNRVRIFGPDKLVRGAAEKRWDRVKIVCSQPYSKDSPYGLSFVRFHSPPDKDEAEASPQKVTKLGQFRVKEEDEGASSLRPGALFFSRINKISTATASDPAGPSYAAATLQASSATSSASPASRAVGSTSKPHESSKGKRKLDLNQEERKTPSKQSSQPSPSTLKKPKLPAPTRTPATASVVAPARGAAPGKPRGEGTEPRGPRAGPQELGKILEGVVVVLSGFQNPFRSELRDKALELGAKYRPDWTPDSTHLICAFANTPKYSQVLGLGGRIVRKEWVLDCHRMRRRLPSRRYLMAGPGSSSEDEGGPHSGSSGDEAPKLPRKRSQTKTKPPQAAGPSSPQRPPTPEETKPASPGPQEDTDTEGQQSEGQDNGAEDSGDTDDELRRVAEQKEQKQPAGQGENGEDPYAGSTDENTDNEGPPESPNLPVPELPDFFQGKHFFLYGEFPGDERRKLSRYVTAFNGELEDYMSDQVQFVITAQEWDPSFEEALVDNPSLVFVRPRWIYSCNEKQKLLPHQLYGVVPQA, encoded by the exons ATGTCCCCTTCTGAGAGCCGCAGTGGCTCAAACCCCAACCGCGTTCGCATTTTCGGGCCTGACAAGTTGGTCCGGGGAGCAGCCGAGAAGCGCTGGGACCGAGTCAAAATTGTTTGCAGCCAGCCCTACAGCAAG gactcCCCCTATGGCCTGAGTTTTGTACGGTTTCACAGCCCCCCAGACAAAGATGAGGCAGAGGCCTCACCCCAG AAGGTGACCAAGCTCGGCCAGTTCCGCGTGAAGGAGGAGGATGAAGGTGCCAGCTCCCTGAGACCAGGGGCCCTCTTCTTCAGCCGGATCAATAAGATATCTACTG CCACAGCGAGTGACCCGGCAGGACCCAGCTATGCAGCTGCTACACTGCAGGCCTCTAGTGCCACCTCCTCAGCCTCTCCGGCCTCCAGGGCAGTAGGCAGCACCTCCAAG CCTCATGAGTCCTCCAAAGGGAAGAGGAAGTTGGATTTGAaccaagaagaaaggaagaccCCCAGCAAACAGTCATCTCAGCCCTCACCATCCACTCTTAAGAAACCCAAAC TGCCAGCACCCACCCGTACCCCAGCCACCGCCTCAGTCGTTGCCCCAGCACGCGGGGCAGCGCCAGGGAAGCCCCGAGGAGAAGGCACTGAGCCCAGGGGACCCCGAGCTGGCCCGCAGGAGCTGGGGAAGATCCTTGAgggtgtggtggtggtgctgaGTGGCTTCCAGAATCCTTTCCGCTCAGAGCTCCGAGACAAGGCCCTAGAGCTGGGGGCCAAGTATCGGCCGGACTGGACTCCAGACAGCACCCACCTCAT CTGTGCGTTTGCCAATACCCCCAAGTACAGCCAGGTCCTAGGACTTGGAGGCCGCATTGTGCGTAAGGAGTGGGTGCTGGACTGTCACCGCATGCGTCGGCGGCTGCCGTCCCGGAG GTACCTCATGGCAGGGCCAGGCTCCAGCAGCGAGGACGAGGGGGGCCCTCACAGCGGCAGCAGCGGGGATGAAGCCCCCAAGCTTCCCCGAAAG CGCTCCCAGACCAAAACCAAGCCCCCTCAGGCAGCAGGACCCAGCTCACCCCAGAGACCCCCAACCCCAGAAGAGACCAAACCCGCCTCACCAGGGCCCCAGGAAGATACAGACACTGAAGGACAGCAGTCAG AAGGACAGGACAATGGGGCGGAAGATTCTGGGGACACTGATGATGAGCTGAGAAG GGTGGCTGAGCAGAAGGAACAAAAGCAGCCCGCTGGCCAGGGGGAGAATGGCGAGGACCCATATGCGGGTTCCACGGATGAGAACACAGACAACGAGGGGCCCCCGGAGTCTCCCAACCTTCCAGTTCCTGAGCTCCCCG ACTTCTTCCAGGGCAAACACTTCTTTCTGTACGGGGAGTTCCCTGGGGACGAGCGGCGGAAGCTCAGCCGATATGTCACAGCCTTCAATGG GGAGCTCGAGGACTATATGAGTGACCAGGTCCAGTTTGTGATCACGGCACAGGAATGGGACCCCAGCTTTGAGGAG gccctggTGGACAACCCCTCCCTGGTGTTCGTCCGCCCGAGATGGATCTACAGTTGCAACGAGAAGCAGAAGTTACTTCCTCACCAGCTCTATGGGGTGGTGCCCCAGGCCtga
- the XRCC1 gene encoding DNA repair protein XRCC1 isoform X3 has protein sequence MPEIRLRHVVSCSSQDSTHCAENLLKADTYRKWRAAKAGEKTISVVLQLEKEEQIHSVDIGNDGSAFVEVLVGSSAGGAGEQDYEVLLVTSSFMSPSESRSGSNPNRVRIFGPDKLVRGAAEKRWDRVKIVCSQPYSKDSPYGLSFVRFHSPPDKDEAEASPQKVTKLGQFRVKEEDEGASSLRPGALFFSRINKISTATASDPAGPSYAAATLQASSATSSASPASRAVGSTSKPHESSKGKRKLDLNQEERKTPSKQSSQPSPSTLKKPKLPAPTRTPATASVVAPARGAAPGKPRGEGTEPRGPRAGPQELGKILEGVVVVLSGFQNPFRSELRDKALELGAKYRPDWTPDSTHLICAFANTPKYSQVLGLGGRIVRKEWVLDCHRMRRRLPSRRYLMAGPGSSSEDEGGPHSGSSGDEAPKLPRKRSQTKTKPPQAAGPSSPQRPPTPEETKPASPGPQEDTDTEGQQSGQDNGAEDSGDTDDELRRVAEQKEQKQPAGQGENGEDPYAGSTDENTDNEGPPESPNLPVPELPDFFQGKHFFLYGEFPGDERRKLSRYVTAFNGELEDYMSDQVQFVITAQEWDPSFEEALVDNPSLVFVRPRWIYSCNEKQKLLPHQLYGVVPQA, from the exons TTGGAGAAGGAGGAACAGATACACAGCGTGGACATCGGGAACGACGGTTCAGCCTTCGTGGAGGTGCTGGTGGGCAGCTCGGCCGGAGGGGCCGGGGAGCAAGACTATGAG GTCCTTCTGGTCACCTCGTCTTTCATGTCCCCTTCTGAGAGCCGCAGTGGCTCAAACCCCAACCGCGTTCGCATTTTCGGGCCTGACAAGTTGGTCCGGGGAGCAGCCGAGAAGCGCTGGGACCGAGTCAAAATTGTTTGCAGCCAGCCCTACAGCAAG gactcCCCCTATGGCCTGAGTTTTGTACGGTTTCACAGCCCCCCAGACAAAGATGAGGCAGAGGCCTCACCCCAG AAGGTGACCAAGCTCGGCCAGTTCCGCGTGAAGGAGGAGGATGAAGGTGCCAGCTCCCTGAGACCAGGGGCCCTCTTCTTCAGCCGGATCAATAAGATATCTACTG CCACAGCGAGTGACCCGGCAGGACCCAGCTATGCAGCTGCTACACTGCAGGCCTCTAGTGCCACCTCCTCAGCCTCTCCGGCCTCCAGGGCAGTAGGCAGCACCTCCAAG CCTCATGAGTCCTCCAAAGGGAAGAGGAAGTTGGATTTGAaccaagaagaaaggaagaccCCCAGCAAACAGTCATCTCAGCCCTCACCATCCACTCTTAAGAAACCCAAAC TGCCAGCACCCACCCGTACCCCAGCCACCGCCTCAGTCGTTGCCCCAGCACGCGGGGCAGCGCCAGGGAAGCCCCGAGGAGAAGGCACTGAGCCCAGGGGACCCCGAGCTGGCCCGCAGGAGCTGGGGAAGATCCTTGAgggtgtggtggtggtgctgaGTGGCTTCCAGAATCCTTTCCGCTCAGAGCTCCGAGACAAGGCCCTAGAGCTGGGGGCCAAGTATCGGCCGGACTGGACTCCAGACAGCACCCACCTCAT CTGTGCGTTTGCCAATACCCCCAAGTACAGCCAGGTCCTAGGACTTGGAGGCCGCATTGTGCGTAAGGAGTGGGTGCTGGACTGTCACCGCATGCGTCGGCGGCTGCCGTCCCGGAG GTACCTCATGGCAGGGCCAGGCTCCAGCAGCGAGGACGAGGGGGGCCCTCACAGCGGCAGCAGCGGGGATGAAGCCCCCAAGCTTCCCCGAAAG CGCTCCCAGACCAAAACCAAGCCCCCTCAGGCAGCAGGACCCAGCTCACCCCAGAGACCCCCAACCCCAGAAGAGACCAAACCCGCCTCACCAGGGCCCCAGGAAGATACAGACACTGAAGGACAGCAGTCAG GACAGGACAATGGGGCGGAAGATTCTGGGGACACTGATGATGAGCTGAGAAG GGTGGCTGAGCAGAAGGAACAAAAGCAGCCCGCTGGCCAGGGGGAGAATGGCGAGGACCCATATGCGGGTTCCACGGATGAGAACACAGACAACGAGGGGCCCCCGGAGTCTCCCAACCTTCCAGTTCCTGAGCTCCCCG ACTTCTTCCAGGGCAAACACTTCTTTCTGTACGGGGAGTTCCCTGGGGACGAGCGGCGGAAGCTCAGCCGATATGTCACAGCCTTCAATGG GGAGCTCGAGGACTATATGAGTGACCAGGTCCAGTTTGTGATCACGGCACAGGAATGGGACCCCAGCTTTGAGGAG gccctggTGGACAACCCCTCCCTGGTGTTCGTCCGCCCGAGATGGATCTACAGTTGCAACGAGAAGCAGAAGTTACTTCCTCACCAGCTCTATGGGGTGGTGCCCCAGGCCtga
- the XRCC1 gene encoding DNA repair protein XRCC1 isoform X2 → MPEIRLRHVVSCSSQDSTHCAENLLKADTYRKWRAAKAGEKTISVVLQLEKEEQIHSVDIGNDGSAFVEVLVGSSAGGAGEQDYEVLLVTSSFMSPSESRSGSNPNRVRIFGPDKLVRGAAEKRWDRVKIVCSQPYSKDSPYGLSFVRFHSPPDKDEAEASPQVTKLGQFRVKEEDEGASSLRPGALFFSRINKISTATASDPAGPSYAAATLQASSATSSASPASRAVGSTSKPHESSKGKRKLDLNQEERKTPSKQSSQPSPSTLKKPKLPAPTRTPATASVVAPARGAAPGKPRGEGTEPRGPRAGPQELGKILEGVVVVLSGFQNPFRSELRDKALELGAKYRPDWTPDSTHLICAFANTPKYSQVLGLGGRIVRKEWVLDCHRMRRRLPSRRYLMAGPGSSSEDEGGPHSGSSGDEAPKLPRKRSQTKTKPPQAAGPSSPQRPPTPEETKPASPGPQEDTDTEGQQSEGQDNGAEDSGDTDDELRRVAEQKEQKQPAGQGENGEDPYAGSTDENTDNEGPPESPNLPVPELPDFFQGKHFFLYGEFPGDERRKLSRYVTAFNGELEDYMSDQVQFVITAQEWDPSFEEALVDNPSLVFVRPRWIYSCNEKQKLLPHQLYGVVPQA, encoded by the exons TTGGAGAAGGAGGAACAGATACACAGCGTGGACATCGGGAACGACGGTTCAGCCTTCGTGGAGGTGCTGGTGGGCAGCTCGGCCGGAGGGGCCGGGGAGCAAGACTATGAG GTCCTTCTGGTCACCTCGTCTTTCATGTCCCCTTCTGAGAGCCGCAGTGGCTCAAACCCCAACCGCGTTCGCATTTTCGGGCCTGACAAGTTGGTCCGGGGAGCAGCCGAGAAGCGCTGGGACCGAGTCAAAATTGTTTGCAGCCAGCCCTACAGCAAG gactcCCCCTATGGCCTGAGTTTTGTACGGTTTCACAGCCCCCCAGACAAAGATGAGGCAGAGGCCTCACCCCAG GTGACCAAGCTCGGCCAGTTCCGCGTGAAGGAGGAGGATGAAGGTGCCAGCTCCCTGAGACCAGGGGCCCTCTTCTTCAGCCGGATCAATAAGATATCTACTG CCACAGCGAGTGACCCGGCAGGACCCAGCTATGCAGCTGCTACACTGCAGGCCTCTAGTGCCACCTCCTCAGCCTCTCCGGCCTCCAGGGCAGTAGGCAGCACCTCCAAG CCTCATGAGTCCTCCAAAGGGAAGAGGAAGTTGGATTTGAaccaagaagaaaggaagaccCCCAGCAAACAGTCATCTCAGCCCTCACCATCCACTCTTAAGAAACCCAAAC TGCCAGCACCCACCCGTACCCCAGCCACCGCCTCAGTCGTTGCCCCAGCACGCGGGGCAGCGCCAGGGAAGCCCCGAGGAGAAGGCACTGAGCCCAGGGGACCCCGAGCTGGCCCGCAGGAGCTGGGGAAGATCCTTGAgggtgtggtggtggtgctgaGTGGCTTCCAGAATCCTTTCCGCTCAGAGCTCCGAGACAAGGCCCTAGAGCTGGGGGCCAAGTATCGGCCGGACTGGACTCCAGACAGCACCCACCTCAT CTGTGCGTTTGCCAATACCCCCAAGTACAGCCAGGTCCTAGGACTTGGAGGCCGCATTGTGCGTAAGGAGTGGGTGCTGGACTGTCACCGCATGCGTCGGCGGCTGCCGTCCCGGAG GTACCTCATGGCAGGGCCAGGCTCCAGCAGCGAGGACGAGGGGGGCCCTCACAGCGGCAGCAGCGGGGATGAAGCCCCCAAGCTTCCCCGAAAG CGCTCCCAGACCAAAACCAAGCCCCCTCAGGCAGCAGGACCCAGCTCACCCCAGAGACCCCCAACCCCAGAAGAGACCAAACCCGCCTCACCAGGGCCCCAGGAAGATACAGACACTGAAGGACAGCAGTCAG AAGGACAGGACAATGGGGCGGAAGATTCTGGGGACACTGATGATGAGCTGAGAAG GGTGGCTGAGCAGAAGGAACAAAAGCAGCCCGCTGGCCAGGGGGAGAATGGCGAGGACCCATATGCGGGTTCCACGGATGAGAACACAGACAACGAGGGGCCCCCGGAGTCTCCCAACCTTCCAGTTCCTGAGCTCCCCG ACTTCTTCCAGGGCAAACACTTCTTTCTGTACGGGGAGTTCCCTGGGGACGAGCGGCGGAAGCTCAGCCGATATGTCACAGCCTTCAATGG GGAGCTCGAGGACTATATGAGTGACCAGGTCCAGTTTGTGATCACGGCACAGGAATGGGACCCCAGCTTTGAGGAG gccctggTGGACAACCCCTCCCTGGTGTTCGTCCGCCCGAGATGGATCTACAGTTGCAACGAGAAGCAGAAGTTACTTCCTCACCAGCTCTATGGGGTGGTGCCCCAGGCCtga
- the XRCC1 gene encoding DNA repair protein XRCC1 isoform X1: MPEIRLRHVVSCSSQDSTHCAENLLKADTYRKWRAAKAGEKTISVVLQLEKEEQIHSVDIGNDGSAFVEVLVGSSAGGAGEQDYEVLLVTSSFMSPSESRSGSNPNRVRIFGPDKLVRGAAEKRWDRVKIVCSQPYSKDSPYGLSFVRFHSPPDKDEAEASPQKVTKLGQFRVKEEDEGASSLRPGALFFSRINKISTATASDPAGPSYAAATLQASSATSSASPASRAVGSTSKPHESSKGKRKLDLNQEERKTPSKQSSQPSPSTLKKPKLPAPTRTPATASVVAPARGAAPGKPRGEGTEPRGPRAGPQELGKILEGVVVVLSGFQNPFRSELRDKALELGAKYRPDWTPDSTHLICAFANTPKYSQVLGLGGRIVRKEWVLDCHRMRRRLPSRRYLMAGPGSSSEDEGGPHSGSSGDEAPKLPRKRSQTKTKPPQAAGPSSPQRPPTPEETKPASPGPQEDTDTEGQQSEGQDNGAEDSGDTDDELRRVAEQKEQKQPAGQGENGEDPYAGSTDENTDNEGPPESPNLPVPELPDFFQGKHFFLYGEFPGDERRKLSRYVTAFNGELEDYMSDQVQFVITAQEWDPSFEEALVDNPSLVFVRPRWIYSCNEKQKLLPHQLYGVVPQA, from the exons TTGGAGAAGGAGGAACAGATACACAGCGTGGACATCGGGAACGACGGTTCAGCCTTCGTGGAGGTGCTGGTGGGCAGCTCGGCCGGAGGGGCCGGGGAGCAAGACTATGAG GTCCTTCTGGTCACCTCGTCTTTCATGTCCCCTTCTGAGAGCCGCAGTGGCTCAAACCCCAACCGCGTTCGCATTTTCGGGCCTGACAAGTTGGTCCGGGGAGCAGCCGAGAAGCGCTGGGACCGAGTCAAAATTGTTTGCAGCCAGCCCTACAGCAAG gactcCCCCTATGGCCTGAGTTTTGTACGGTTTCACAGCCCCCCAGACAAAGATGAGGCAGAGGCCTCACCCCAG AAGGTGACCAAGCTCGGCCAGTTCCGCGTGAAGGAGGAGGATGAAGGTGCCAGCTCCCTGAGACCAGGGGCCCTCTTCTTCAGCCGGATCAATAAGATATCTACTG CCACAGCGAGTGACCCGGCAGGACCCAGCTATGCAGCTGCTACACTGCAGGCCTCTAGTGCCACCTCCTCAGCCTCTCCGGCCTCCAGGGCAGTAGGCAGCACCTCCAAG CCTCATGAGTCCTCCAAAGGGAAGAGGAAGTTGGATTTGAaccaagaagaaaggaagaccCCCAGCAAACAGTCATCTCAGCCCTCACCATCCACTCTTAAGAAACCCAAAC TGCCAGCACCCACCCGTACCCCAGCCACCGCCTCAGTCGTTGCCCCAGCACGCGGGGCAGCGCCAGGGAAGCCCCGAGGAGAAGGCACTGAGCCCAGGGGACCCCGAGCTGGCCCGCAGGAGCTGGGGAAGATCCTTGAgggtgtggtggtggtgctgaGTGGCTTCCAGAATCCTTTCCGCTCAGAGCTCCGAGACAAGGCCCTAGAGCTGGGGGCCAAGTATCGGCCGGACTGGACTCCAGACAGCACCCACCTCAT CTGTGCGTTTGCCAATACCCCCAAGTACAGCCAGGTCCTAGGACTTGGAGGCCGCATTGTGCGTAAGGAGTGGGTGCTGGACTGTCACCGCATGCGTCGGCGGCTGCCGTCCCGGAG GTACCTCATGGCAGGGCCAGGCTCCAGCAGCGAGGACGAGGGGGGCCCTCACAGCGGCAGCAGCGGGGATGAAGCCCCCAAGCTTCCCCGAAAG CGCTCCCAGACCAAAACCAAGCCCCCTCAGGCAGCAGGACCCAGCTCACCCCAGAGACCCCCAACCCCAGAAGAGACCAAACCCGCCTCACCAGGGCCCCAGGAAGATACAGACACTGAAGGACAGCAGTCAG AAGGACAGGACAATGGGGCGGAAGATTCTGGGGACACTGATGATGAGCTGAGAAG GGTGGCTGAGCAGAAGGAACAAAAGCAGCCCGCTGGCCAGGGGGAGAATGGCGAGGACCCATATGCGGGTTCCACGGATGAGAACACAGACAACGAGGGGCCCCCGGAGTCTCCCAACCTTCCAGTTCCTGAGCTCCCCG ACTTCTTCCAGGGCAAACACTTCTTTCTGTACGGGGAGTTCCCTGGGGACGAGCGGCGGAAGCTCAGCCGATATGTCACAGCCTTCAATGG GGAGCTCGAGGACTATATGAGTGACCAGGTCCAGTTTGTGATCACGGCACAGGAATGGGACCCCAGCTTTGAGGAG gccctggTGGACAACCCCTCCCTGGTGTTCGTCCGCCCGAGATGGATCTACAGTTGCAACGAGAAGCAGAAGTTACTTCCTCACCAGCTCTATGGGGTGGTGCCCCAGGCCtga